In Deltaproteobacteria bacterium, a genomic segment contains:
- a CDS encoding acetoacetate decarboxylase family protein: MITGTARLEDLKARRPKLPAFDAAPVALPRVEIVQAMFEMPTSARECIVPAGLHPTIPPALVLQAWRCPESPWGAFSLVMARAQTRSGVRPRGFVTGAACDNAAAASALSAGFGFPALTAEIRWQRAYDTVLLEVARGGDTILAFEGADPDPLAAGDVQFSGTLNLADTPRGWRLVQVDPEFTPKRAERLRPKLSAFAPAAWGDPRLDPYYPVSASITLADIAIPAIRFVCRPEETAFTGTEKV; encoded by the coding sequence GTGATCACGGGGACCGCGAGGCTCGAGGACCTGAAGGCGCGCCGCCCGAAGCTGCCGGCGTTCGACGCCGCGCCCGTCGCGCTGCCGCGCGTCGAGATCGTGCAGGCGATGTTCGAGATGCCCACCTCCGCGCGCGAGTGCATCGTGCCCGCGGGCCTGCATCCCACGATTCCGCCCGCGCTCGTGCTGCAGGCATGGCGCTGCCCCGAGTCGCCGTGGGGCGCGTTCTCGCTTGTGATGGCGCGCGCGCAGACGCGCAGCGGCGTGCGCCCGCGCGGCTTCGTCACCGGCGCGGCGTGCGACAACGCCGCCGCTGCGAGCGCGCTCAGCGCGGGCTTCGGCTTCCCCGCGCTCACGGCCGAGATCCGCTGGCAGCGCGCCTACGACACCGTGCTCCTCGAGGTCGCGCGCGGCGGCGACACGATCCTCGCGTTCGAGGGCGCCGACCCCGACCCGCTCGCGGCCGGCGACGTTCAGTTCTCCGGCACGCTCAACCTCGCCGACACGCCGCGCGGCTGGCGGCTCGTGCAGGTCGACCCCGAGTTCACGCCCAAGCGCGCCGAGCGCCTGCGCCCGAAGCTCTCGGCGTTCGCGCCCGCCGCCTGGGGCGACCCGCGCCTCGATCCCTACTACCCCGTCTCCGCCTCGATCACGCTCGCCGACATCGCGATCCCCGCGATCCGCTTCGTCTGCCGGCCCGAGGAGACCGCCTTCACGGGCACCGAGAAGGTGTGA